In Thermoleophilia bacterium, the DNA window CGTAGATCTCCGACGACATGCCCTCCTCGACGATCGCGATGAGATCCTCGGCGGGCAGGTGAACGTGGCCGGGGGCACCGACGATGAGGGTGCCGCGGGCACGCTGGTTGTGCGTGGCGATGGGGACGCGCGCGACGATCCGGCGGATCTCATCATCCGTGAAGCCGTCGGCCGCGAGTGCCGCCTCGGCCTGCTCGCGCACGAGCCCCTGGGCGCAGGGGCAGGCGTTTATGCCCTGAGCGCTCACGCCCACGGCCCGGCGCGAGGAGCCCGTGGTCGCCGTCGCGGTTCCGATGAGTCCGTACATTTCCTGCGTGGCCACGTCGGTCACGGGTGTGCGCCGTTCCAGCGGGTACCGGGCGCGGATGGTGGCCGTGCCCCGGAGCGCCCCCTGCCGGTCCACAACCCGACGTGCGATGGACTCGGCCAGGGCTTCGATGGCCAGCGCCTCCCCGATGATCACATGGTCGATGGCCTCGTTGATCTCCTCCTCGACGCGCGACATGTGCACGCCCTTCAGGGAGGGGTCGAGGTCCACGACGCAGTCCACATCGGCGTCCATGTAGTGCTCGCCGTCGCCGAAGGCCATCCGAATCGCCTTGGACGAGCGTGACACGCCCACACGCGACAGCCCGATGCGCGTCATGGGTGAGGTGTCCTGCAGGTCCTCGGAGAACTCGATGGGGTGACTCGACACGGTGATCCCGTCGTCGGGAAGGGTTAGGACGCGGTGGCTCCGGGAATCAGTTGCGCGAGCTCGCCGTCCTGGTAGAGCTCGGTGACGATGTCGCAGCCACCGACGAGCTGGCCCGCCACGAACAACTGCGGAATGGTGGGCCAATCCGACCACGCCGCGAGCACCTGGCGGATGCGGGGGTCCTCGAGGATGTCGCGGGCACCGTACTTCGCGCCCATGTGGTCGAGGATCTGCACCACGCGCATCGAGAACCCGCAGGCGGGCGCGTCGGGCGTACCTTTCATGTAGAGGAAGACGCGGTTGTCCGCGACCTCCGCCTGAATCGCCTGGAGGATCTCCTCCTCGGTCATGGTCGATGTGTCGCTCATCATGCCTCCGGGACGCGGGTCTTCAGGGCGAGTGCGTGGATGGCACCATCGTCGATGCGTGCCTGCACCGCCGCGTAGACGGCCTTGTGCTGGTTGATGCGGCTCATTCCCTCGAACTGCGAGGCGATGACGAGAGCGGCCAGGTGGTCGCCACCCCCGTGGTCCTCGACCGTCACCTGCGCTCCGGGGAGTGCGGCTTCGATCAGCTCCTGGATCTCATCGAGGTCGGCCATGGAGGCGGACATTAGTCGTGGTCACGCGATCCGCCGTCAGAACGGGGGTGAGGTGCGCAGCGCCGCCGTGAGCGCCTCGGGGGTGGTCACCGGAGTCCGGCAGGTGAACCCACTGCACACGTAGGCGGCGGGCGATCCGTCCACGAGCCCGCGGCCCGCGAGAAGGGGTGCCGCCGCCGCCGCACGCGGGTCGTCGGGGTCGCCCGCGCAGATGACGGCGAACGGTCCCGCGTGCCGACGTGCGGCCGCGATCAGTCTGGTCGTTCGCGCATCCGTGAGGACACCGGCGATCGCCACTTCCCGCCCCGGCCCGTCGAGCAGTTCCATCACTAACAGCGCCCGCCCGAACGCTTGGGGCCACTTCGTCATCGAATCGGTCACTGGTCGTAGCGCGCCCTCGGCCGCAGTGCGGTACCGCGCCTCACCGGTGAGGAGATGTAGACGGGCGAGCACCCAGGCCGCCTGCGAGTTGCCGGACGGCGAGGGGTGGTCCTCATGGTCGCGCACGCGGGCCAGCAGCGCGGGGGCGTCCGACCCGGACAGGAAGAAGCCGTTGCCGTCGGGGTCCGCGAACAGTGCGAGCATGGTGTCGGCCAGGTCGCGGGCCGCCATCAGCCAGGCCGGGTCGAAGTCGGCGGCGTGGAGTGCGAGCAGGCCATCGGCGAGGTCGGCATGGTCGTCGAGGGTGCCGAGGTGGCGGGTCCGGCCACCCGCGTGCACGCGCATCAGTCGTCCGTCGACGCGCATCTCGTCAAGCACGACGTGCGCGGCAGTTCGCGCGGCCTCCACCCACTCGGGTCGGTTCATCAGCACGCCGCCCTCGGCGAGGGCTCCGATGGCCAGCCCGTTCCACGAGGCCACCACTTTGTCGTCGCGGTCGGGGGCGGGACGCTCCCGGCGGGCCTCGTACAGCGCGGCGAGCGCGGGGTCGATGATGGCGGGGTCACCGGGTCCGACCACGTGGGGGATGCAGCGGCCCTCAAAGTTTCCACGGTCGGTGACGCCGAAGCGCACCATCACGGCCGCGGCCGCGTCTGGTTCGAGCACGGCGTGCACGTCGTCGGGCGTCCACGTGAAGAAGGCACCCTCCCCACCGGGCGAGTCGGCGTCCTGCGCAGCGGCGAAGGCGCCCGAGGGCAGGAGCATTTCACGCATCAGATAGGTGGCAATCCGGTCGGCAACATCTGCGAAGCGCGGTTCACCGGTTACCCACGCGGCCAGCGCGTAGTTGCGGAGCAACAGCGCGTTGTCGTAGAGCATCTTCTCGAAGTGCGGCACGAGCCAGATGTCGTCCACCGAGTAGCGGTGGAATCCGCCCCCCACTTGGTCGAACACGCCGCCGGCCGCCATGGCATCCAGGGTCCTCACCGCCATCGCGAACTCGGCCGCATCGCCCCGGCCGGCCATGTGACGGCGCAGTAGAAGGTCGATGACCACCGACGGGGGGAACTTGGGCGCACCGCCAAACCCACCGTGTGCGTGGTCGTAGAGCCCCGCGAGGGCGCCGAGGGCACGGGCGCTCATCTCCGCCCCGGGGACCGGTGACACCGGCCGCACCGTCGCGTGGTCGCGGATGCCACGGGCCAAGAGGTCGGCCTGCTTCATCACCTGACCACGTCGCTCGCGCCAGGCCTCGCTCACCCCGTCCATCACCTGTAGGAACGACGGCATGCCGTGGCGTGGCTCCGGGGGGAAGTAGGTACCGGCCCAGAACGGCTCGCCGCTCGGGAGGAGGAACGCGGTCATGGGCCATCCCCCCTGACCGGTCATGGCAACCGTGGCCTGCATATAGAGGGCGTCCACATCGGGTCGCTCCTCCCGGTCGACCTTCACCGGTACGAAGTCCGTGTTCATCGTGCCGGCCGTCGTGGGGTCCTCAAACGACTCATGGGCCATCACGTGACACCAATGGCACGACGAGTAGCCCACCGACAACAGCACCGGTACGTCGCGCTCGCGGGCCTCGGCGAAGGCCTCGTCGCACCACGGCCACCAGTCCACGGGGTTGTCCGCGTGCTGGCGCAGGTAGAGGGACGTTTCGGTTGCGAGTCGGTTGGGCACGAGCGGATGGTGACAGCGGCGCCCCCCGCGCGGCCCCGGGAGCGGGGAGGCGATGACGACCTCGTTGTTCACGCCGACCCGGCGGATCATCCCCGAGCGGATCGCGGTCGCCTCGTGGAGAGTGACGGGCACCGGTTGAATCGTGGCGGAGGGGCGGCCACCGCACTGGGCTACCGTTCGTGGCGTGAGCGATCCATTCACCCGTGCCGCAGGCGGCACCCCACCTCGTGGTGATGCTGCGCGGTGGCGTCAATCCGCTCTCCTCGCGGTGGCGGTATCGCTCGGTGACCGATCGGCGCGGCCCGCTCTTGCCGCCGTCCTGCTCGCGCTCGACTTCCCATCGGAGGCCGTGCGTGTCCTCGCAACCGCTCCCGACGACGATCCGTGGACCCGCTGGTGGGCCGTACTCGCCGTGGGGCAGGGCTCGGATGCCGACGGCCTCGATGACGCCCTCGCCATCGCGCGGGCGGTACCCGCCGAGGGTCCGGACGGCCGTGAGGTGGCCCGGCGCCTCGATGATCTGGCCGACGAACTCGCGGCGCTGCGCGGCGACGATGTACCTGATGCTCGCTTCGCCCTCATGGGACACCGCGCCGATCCGGAGCGCCGGGTCATGCTGGCCGGTAGGTCCTCGGCCGCGTTTCTGGCGGACCCGAAGTGGGATTCCTTTGCGCTCCTGCGGCTCGCGCCGTCCGACGGCCCCGCGATGTCGAACTCGGCCCACCACCGTCTCGACGAGGTCATCGCCCTCGTACGTCAGGGCCAGTGGGGGCAGGGTCGTCCAGTGCCGCTCGATCGACCGGGCGCCGCCGACCCCGGGGTCATGTGGGATGCGATCGACAAGGGCACCGGAACACGGGATCGTCACCTCGCATCCCTCGCCGAGGAGGTCCGCGACGAGCGCATTCACCTCACGGAGCAGCGGGCCATGCTCGAGGGCGAGTGGGAACAGGTACGAATCGAGAAGGCGCGCCTTGGGACCCTGGCCAAGGCGTTCAACGATGCGCCGCGCGCCAGCATCCTCCGACCGCCGTCATCCGCTGCTGAGGCAACCGAGATCCTCGGTCTCAGCGCGCGTCCATCACCGCCCGAGGTGGAGCGTGCCTGGCGGGAACAGATCGTGCGGTGCCACCCCGACCGTGTCGCGGATCTCCATCCCGACATCCGTCGCCGCGCCGAGGAGATGACCGTCGCGTTCAACACGGCGAGGGACATCCTGCGGGGGAAGACATCCCCCGCAGGGCGTCAGCACCACGCGTCGCACCGAAGCGGGTAGATGACCTTCCAACGGATGACATCCGGCCACGGATGACCGACGCCGCGCTACCGGTGCCTGACCCCCGGTGTCTGACACGTAGCAATCGGGGGAGACCGTCGCCGCGCCGACACGGTTCTCTCGTGGACGGAGACGTCCTGCCAGGGTCGGGACGGTCAGACGTCGGCGGGAGTGCACCCCGGCGTCGGAGCCCTAATCCCAGTCCTCCTCCACCGCCAGGCGCGCGTATTCCCTCCAGTCGGCGAGCACGGCCTTCACGTCCTTGGCGCGGACCTGGGGGTGCAGACGGGTGATCAGGTCCGTGGCCATGCCGTCGGCACTTCGCACCGGCGGGTTCCGTATCTCGTTGAGCACCATCCACACGGTGTGCTCGTCCAGACCGGGTCGCTCACCGAGGATGAACGCGGCGGCATCCCCCAGATCGAGGTCGTCGTCCATCAGGCCTTGATCTCGGGGCCGCTGCGGACCCGGTCGTAGACACCGTCGCCACCGCCCATCTCGCGCAGTTCCACTTTGCGCACCCGTTCGGTGGGGGTCTTCGGCAGGTGCTCCAGAAAGCGGACGTACCGGGGGACCGCGAAGTACGGCATCTTGTCTGTGCAGTAGGTGAGCAGTTCATATGGGTCGGGCGCTTCCCCACGCGGTACCACGCAGATGAGGATTTCTTGCTCCGATCCCACTCCCTCATCGGCCACGACGCCCACGGCCGCAGCCTCGAGTACGCCGGGATGCGACGCCACGACACGCTCTACCTCCATCGACGACACATTCTCGCCGCGGCGACGGATGTAGTCCTTGATGCGGTCCAAGAAGTAGAGGTACCCCTCGGCGTCCATCTGTCCGAGGTCCCCGGTGTGCAACTTGAGGTTCCTGAAATCCTCGGCGGTCTTCTCCGGCATGCCGGCGTAGGCGCGCATCACGATGTTGGGCAGCTTCATGTCCACCACGATCTCGCCCGCCGTGCCGGTGGGCACGGGCCGATCGGTACCGGGTTCCACCACGGTCACCTCAAAGCCCGGGCTCGCCATTCCGCACGACCCGGGCCTCTCGACCCCCGGGGGCACGTACGTGACCATGCCGGTCTCAGTGAGTCCGTAGCCCTCATGCCAGCGGATACCGAACCGCTCCCGGAAGTCGTGGTAGATGTCCTTCGGGGCCGGCATAGCCATAATGCGGGTCACCGAGTGCGCGCGGTCGTATTCACCGGGCGGGGTATTCCAGATGAAGTAGTTCATGGCGCTGACCGTGTTGAGGATGGTCGCACCGCACTCCGTCACCTCGCGCCAGAAGTTGGTGGACGAGTAGCGAGCGGAGATCTGGATACGCGCGCCGGCGATCATCGCCGGGTAGCAGCCCAGCACCTGTGCGTTGCTGTGGAAGAGCGGGAGGCAGGTGTAGACGGTGTCGTCCTCGGTGACGCCACAGACCTCGTTGTAGGTGCGGCCCGAGAAGTAGTCCGACGCGTGCTGCTTGATCACTCCCTTGCTGCGTCCGGTGGTACCCGAGGTGAACATGATGCGGGCGTCGTCGACCCAGGTCACCGCCACGCCCGGGTCGGTGTTGGGGGCGTCATCCAGCACGGCAAACGGCTCATGCGCCACGCGTGGATCGGGACCCCGTCGGGCACCCGAATCCCACACGAACACGTGCTCCAGTACCGGCAGGTCGCCGGCCACGTGGTCCAGACGGTCGAGCAGGTCATCGGAGATCACGAGGAACCGGGATTGGGGCAGGTTGATGACCCACGACAGGAAGTCTCCGCGGTAGGCGAGGTTGATCGGCGACTGCACCCCGCCCGCTCTGAGGATCCCGAACCACAGGGCTACCTGGTCCACGGAGTTGGGCATGAGCGTCGACACGCATTCACCCGCGCGCAGGCCGCGGCGGATGAGCGCAGTGGCGATCCGATCCGTCCGCGCATCGATCTCGCCGTACGTCACCCAGTCGCCCTCGCCACACCGGATGTAGGGTCGGTCCGGATGCGCTGCGGCGCGCTCGCGCAGGATCGTGGGGAGCACCCATCGCGTCGGATCCTCCGTGGCGTACCAGTTGCTCCACTCGCTCATGGGGCGGAGGCTAGTCGGCGCGAAATCCGACCGGTGAAGTCCTACCGCTGTCCTGTGGTACCTTTCCCGGCCCGCAACCGACCGGAGGCTTTCCTGTGGGCAAGACCGGCCAGCGCATCGCGATCACCTTGGCCTGCCAGGATTGCAAGCGACGCAACTACCAGTCGAATAAGAGCAAGCGCAACACGCCTGACCGCGTAGCGTTCTCCAAATACTGCCGCTGGTGCGGCCGCCATACGGAGCACCGCGAGACGCGGTAGATGTACCACCCGCCGGCTCGTCGGCACGTGAGACAGAGGGTCGTAGCTCAATTGGTAGAGCACCGGTCTCCAAAACCGGGGGTTGGGGGTTCAAGTCCCTCCGGCCCTGTCCAACAGAACGCGAAAGACTGAGAAGGCCGCCCGCCAGATGGCACGTATCCGCCCGTCGAAGGGACAGAAGTCAGGCGAGCCCGGTCCGGGTGGCGCCGAGCCGCCCGTTCCGGGGAAGAAGCCGAGGAAGGCCCCTGGCGAGAAGCGTGCCCAAACCCGTCCGCGGCGGCAGCCGAAAACGGAAAAGGCGGGCTCCATCACCAAGGCGGTTCAAGAAGGGCGCAGTCGCCGGTTCGTGGGCGAGGTCATCACCGAACTCAAGAAGGTCACCTGGCCGACCCGCACCCAGCTCTTGCAGGCCACTGCCGTTGTCATCGTTTTCGTCGCCATCGTGGCGATCTATCTCGGCCTCATCGATGCGCTCTTGAGCCGCCTCGTTGACGCCGTCTTCTAGGAGAAGTCATTGCTGCGCTGGTACGTCATCAACACCTATTCCGGTCATGAGAACAAGGTCAGGGCCAACATCGAGCGGCGCATGACCACCCTCGGTGGTGGCAGCTCGATCCGTAGGATCGTGGTCCCGACCGAGCAGATCATCGAGACCAACAAGGACGGGCAGAAGGTCCAGATCGAGCGCCGAACCCTTCCGGGTTACGTGCTCATCAACATGGACATGGGCGATGACGACGCCTGGTCGCTCGTCAAGAACACGCCCGGGGTCACCGGCTTTGTCGGTGCGACGAAGAACGATGACCACCGTCCACCGCCGCTCTCGCCCGGTGAGGTGGACCGCCTGCTGCACACTGCGACCGAAGCGCGGCCCAAGGTGCGCGCCGAGTTCACGGTGGGCGAGAGCATCAAGGTCATCTCGGGCCCGTTGTCCGACTTCACCGGCGAGATCGCGGAAATCAACGCGGAACAGGGGCGCGTGAAGGTCCTTGTCTCGATTTTCGGTCGGGAAACCCCGGCCGAGTTGTCATTCGATCAGGTGAAGAAGATCACGTAGGAACGCACCGGGGGGACGGGTCATCGGACCCCGCTGGTCCTCCGGCCGCGTCAATGTATGATCCCGGGCCGCTTCAGACGGTTCGACGACGGAAGGTCACGCCACAATGGCGAAGAAGGTCCTGCAGATCATCAAGCTTCACATTCCCGCCGGTGGCGCGACGCCGGCCCCACCCGTGGGACCCGCCTTGGGTGGCGCCAGCATCAACATCATGGAATTCTGTAAGACGTTCAACGCGCAGACGCAGAATCTGGGTGGCGTCATCACTCCGGTGGAGATCTCGGTGTACGAGGACCGCTCGTTCTCGTTCATCACGAAAACGCCGCCCGCCGCCGTCCTCATCAAGGACGCCATCAAGCTGAAGACTGGTTCCGCCGAGCCCCACCGCGTCAAGGTGGCCAGTATCACGCGCGCCCAGTTGCAGCAGATCGCCGAGACCAAGATGGCCGACCTCAACGCGAACGACATCGACGCCGCCGTCACCATGATCGCCGGCACCGCCCGCAGTATGGGCGTCACGGTGGAGGGCTAGGGATATGGCACACCACGGCAAGCGGTATGACACCGCCAAGGCACAGGTCAACCCTGAGGGCAACTACCACCCGCTCGACGCCTTCCGGCTGCTCGTCAGCCAAGAGGTCGCCCGGTTCGACACCACGATCGAGGCGCACTTCCGTCTCGGCGTCAACGTCCGCCACGCCGATGAGCAGTTGCGCGGCACCATCGCACTGCCGCACGGCACCGGCCGCACCGTCATCGTCGCGGTGTTCGCCGAGGGCGAGAAGGCGCGCGAGGCCGAGGAGGCCGGCGCGCATGTTGTCGGTGGGGAGGACCTCGTGCAGAGGGTCGAGCAGGGCTTCTCCGACTTCGACGTGGCCATCGCCACGCCCGACATGATGGCTGCCGTCGGTCGTCTCGGCCGCGTGCTCGGCCCCTCGGGCAAGATGCCCAACCCCAAGACGGGCACCGTCACCTTCGATGTCGCCAAGGCCGTCGCCGATGTCATCGGCGGCAAGGTGGAGTACCGCACCGACCGCTCCGGCATCGTGCACATCGCACTCGGCAAGCGCTCGTTCACTCCGGAGCAGCTCACCGAGAACTACGCGGTCATCCTGGACGAAATCATCCGGGTCAAGCCGGCCGCGACCAAGGGCCGCTACATCAAGTCGATCAGTGTCGCCCAGACCATGGGTCCGGGGATCGACGTCGATCCGCAGCACACCAAGGATCTGCTCGAGGAGGTCCCGGCCTAGGGGCTGTCCGAGTACCAGTAGACCGACCGAAGATCACGGGGGCGGCCATCAGGTCGCCTTGCAACGGGGGCAGTCGCCCCGACCCGTGTGAGGACGGAGTCCACGGGACGGCCGGGTCATGTGCCCTGTGCCCCTCCCCATGGCCCGCCTCGCACGGCGGACGACATGAGGAGGTGAGGAAATAGACAGGGAACAGAAAGCCGCAGCGATCACGGAGATCTCTGAGCGTTTGTCGAGCACGTCAACGGTCATTGTGACGTCGTTCCACGGCCTCGGCGTGCGGGAGATAGAAGGACTCCGTGCGCAGTTGCGTGAGGTCGACGGCCAATTTCAGGTTGTTAAGAACACGCTCGCCCGGCGCGCCTGTGCCGAGTCGGGCACAGATACGCTCCTCGAGTATCTGGAGGGGCAAACCGCCCTCGTGTGGGCCGATGGTGATGCAGCAGCGGTCGCGAAGGCGCTCAGCGTGTTCGGTACGGCCACGAATGACCGCCTGATCATGAGGGGTGGCATCCTCGATGGTGCCCCGATCTCCGCATCCGAGGTCAAGTACCTCGCGTCCCTCCCACCCCGGATCGAGCTCTATGCCCGTCTGGTTGCCGGTGTCGCGAGCCCCCTCCAAGGAGTAGTGAACGTGCTCTCCGGGCTCATTTCCGGCCTCGCCCGGTCGCTCGGCGGGTACCACGCTCAGCGTGTCGCCGAGCAGCCGGATGCGACCCCGGACATCACCGCGGTGGCCGTGCCGGAACTGGCCGCCGAGGAGACTCCGACTGCTGAGCCCCAGATGGCGACGGACGACACAACGGAGGCCGTGCAGGAACTGGCTGTCGAGGAGACTCCGGCCGCCGACGATTTGACGGACGCCGAGCCCCAGATGGCGACGGACGACACAACGGAGGCCGTGCAGTCGCCGGCCGCCGACGACACGACGGACGCCGAACCGGCAGCCGACGAGACCACCGAAGGAGACTGAACACATGGCTATGACTACTGATGAGTGGATTGACGAGCTCAAGGCGATCTCTGTTCTCGAGCTGTCCGAGCGGATCAAGGCACTTGAGGAGACCTTCGGCGCGAGCGCCGTAGCTGCTCCGGTGGCCGTTGCCGCCGCCCCGAGTGCGGGTACCGACGACGTCGAGGAGCAGACCTCGTTCACCGTTACGCTTGAGGCGGCCGGTGAGAAGAAGATTCAGGTGATCAAGGTTGTCCGCGCCGTCACCGGGCTGGGTCTCAAGGAAGCGAAGGATCTCGTTGATGGCGCCCCGGCGGCCGTCAAGGAGGGCGTCGCCAAGGAAGAGGCCGAGCAGATCAAGACGCAGATCCAGGACGCTGGCGGTACCGTCTCCGTCGCCTAGGCCTCGGTTCGCACATTCCTGGGGCGTGCCCGCCGTGGTGCGCCCCAGGAATCGTGTGTGGCCATGGGTCCGGTGCTCATGTGCCCGTCCGGTCGCATGGCGCCCGGACCGTCTGATTACCTGCGGGGTCTCATGAAGTCCCTGCTCACCGGCATAGCGGTCGCCCTTTCGGCGGCCGCACTCGCGTCATCGGCCCACGCGATCACATCCCAAGGGGTGTTTCGCATGGGCGCCGATGCCCTGTGGGCACGAGGCATCGACGGCACCGGCTTGTCGGTGGCGGTGCTCGACCCGGGGTTCGGCGGGCTTAGTGCATCCATTGCCGCTGGTGAGCTCCCTCCCATGGCCACCATGGCCACCCGGTCGTTCGACGTCGTCCACGGGCTGGAGGGGCGCGACAACCTCGGTGTCCGCACGGAGCACGGCACGCGCATGGCGGAGATCGTGCACGACGTGGCCCCCGGCACGCGGCTTGTGCTCGTCAACTACGGCTCCATCGACGAGTTCGTGCAGGCCACCGAGTGGATCGCGGCGAACGGTATCGCGGTGGTGAGCCACTCAAATTCGCTCCTCGTCGGCCCATTCGACGGCACGGGGACCCTCGCGCGGGCGGTTGACGCGGCCGTCGCGCGCGGCGTTTTGTGGGTCAACTCGGCGGGGAACTTCGGTCAGCGTCATTGGCGGGGTATCCCAATTCCGGAGGGCACCGCGATTCCCATCGCGCCGAGTCCGGGGACCACTCTGGCGTTCGGTGTCGGCTGGGCCACCCTGGGATCGGGGGCCACGCTCAGTGTCCAGCGCCAGCAACCGGACGGGTTATGGGAGGAGGTCACCCGCAGCGATTCCACGGGCCGCACACCTCTGGTCGGTGTGGACGGCGGAGTGTGGCGGCTGGTCGTCATCCGCACGGGAGGTACGGACGCCTCCGTGGACGTCTTCTCACGTACGGTCGGATTCGGCGACGCCGCCGTGGTTGAGGGTGGCATTCCCACCCCGGGAGATGCCGCCGGTTCGCTGTCGGTCGGTGCCGTTCCGTGGTCGTCAAGTCAGCCCGAGCCGTACTCGTCGCGTGGTCCCACGCAGGATGGGCGGCAGAAACCCGAACTCGTGGGTCCCACGTATGTCACCGCGAACGCGGCCTATCCGGGAACGGCGGGAACCTCCGCCGCGACGGCGCACGTGGCCGGTGCCGCCGTGCTCGTGCACCAAGAGCGTGCGCGGGCCGGCCAGCCGGTGGACGTGGCCGCGGTACGTGCCGACCTCGTCGCCCGGTCGAGGGATTTGGGAGCACCGGGCCCGGACATGGCCACCGGGTGGGGCATGGTGCGGGTGGACGTGGTTCCACCCCGCTCCCACGCATGGGTGCGCCGCGGGCGGCGCCCTCTCGTCACCGTCCGTGTGCACGACGATGGCACCATGCAGTCGGTGGAACTCCGTATCAACGGGCGGCGGGTGCGCACGACCACCGGCCCGCAGATTGCGATGCGCGTTTCCCTGACGGTGGGCGTCAATCGCATCGAGGTGCACGCGATCGACGCCGCGGGTAACGCATCCACCTACCGGCGCACGGTGCGCCGATGACGTGGCGCCCGCGGGTCCTCCTCGCCTCGGCCCTGCTGGCCGTCGCACCGATGGCGGCAGTCCCGGCAGCGGTTCCCGGAGGCGCGGTTCCCGTGCTGGTCACCGCATCCCCGGGGGCGACCAATGCGGTGGTGGCGGCGCTTCGGGAGTCGGGCCTGCACGTGACCCGCCGACGGGGCCGCGATCTCCAAGTGACCACCACGATTGGTCGCCTCACCGCTCTGCGTGCGATCCCTGGCGTGGCCGCCGCGCACGAAGCGGCCGCAGGATATTCCGAGATCGATCCCGATGACCCGGGCGCCGTGGTGCCGGGACCGGTGAGCCGCGTGATCTCCGAGGGATTCGAGCGGGTGGGTGCCGATGCCATCCAGCCGCTTGCCCTCAGTGGCCGGGGTATGACCATCGTGGTGCTCGACCTCGGGTTCGGTGCGACACGCCTGGGATCGCTTCAGGACCGGGGCGAGATGCCGCCGACGGCGCGGCTGCAGACGCAGAGTTTCGACACCACGTGGGGCCTCGCCGGGCGGACCGCCTACGGCAACGCCACGAATCATGGTGAGTTGGTGACGCAGACGCTCTACGACTTTGCGCCGGACGCGCACTATGTGTTGGTCAACTACCACACGGAGATGGACTTCCAAGCGGCCGTCGACTGGATCATCGCGCGCCACCCC includes these proteins:
- a CDS encoding GTP cyclohydrolase I FolE2 produces the protein MTRIGLSRVGVSRSSKAIRMAFGDGEHYMDADVDCVVDLDPSLKGVHMSRVEEEINEAIDHVIIGEALAIEALAESIARRVVDRQGALRGTATIRARYPLERRTPVTDVATQEMYGLIGTATATTGSSRRAVGVSAQGINACPCAQGLVREQAEAALAADGFTDDEIRRIVARVPIATHNQRARGTLIVGAPGHVHLPAEDLIAIVEEGMSSEIYELLKRPDELYVVDRAHRRPRFVEDSVREMVAGVVARFPDLPDSAFLSAHQENYETIHTHDVEAERYGLLGEMRAEIVGGVYAAQHITLAEWLGSSDRR
- the grxD gene encoding Grx4 family monothiol glutaredoxin, which encodes MTEEEILQAIQAEVADNRVFLYMKGTPDAPACGFSMRVVQILDHMGAKYGARDILEDPRIRQVLAAWSDWPTIPQLFVAGQLVGGCDIVTELYQDGELAQLIPGATAS
- a CDS encoding BolA/IbaG family iron-sulfur metabolism protein — translated: MADLDEIQELIEAALPGAQVTVEDHGGGDHLAALVIASQFEGMSRINQHKAVYAAVQARIDDGAIHALALKTRVPEA
- a CDS encoding thioredoxin domain-containing protein, translated to MPNRLATETSLYLRQHADNPVDWWPWCDEAFAEARERDVPVLLSVGYSSCHWCHVMAHESFEDPTTAGTMNTDFVPVKVDREERPDVDALYMQATVAMTGQGGWPMTAFLLPSGEPFWAGTYFPPEPRHGMPSFLQVMDGVSEAWRERRGQVMKQADLLARGIRDHATVRPVSPVPGAEMSARALGALAGLYDHAHGGFGGAPKFPPSVVIDLLLRRHMAGRGDAAEFAMAVRTLDAMAAGGVFDQVGGGFHRYSVDDIWLVPHFEKMLYDNALLLRNYALAAWVTGEPRFADVADRIATYLMREMLLPSGAFAAAQDADSPGGEGAFFTWTPDDVHAVLEPDAAAAVMVRFGVTDRGNFEGRCIPHVVGPGDPAIIDPALAALYEARRERPAPDRDDKVVASWNGLAIGALAEGGVLMNRPEWVEAARTAAHVVLDEMRVDGRLMRVHAGGRTRHLGTLDDHADLADGLLALHAADFDPAWLMAARDLADTMLALFADPDGNGFFLSGSDAPALLARVRDHEDHPSPSGNSQAAWVLARLHLLTGEARYRTAAEGALRPVTDSMTKWPQAFGRALLVMELLDGPGREVAIAGVLTDARTTRLIAAARRHAGPFAVICAGDPDDPRAAAAAPLLAGRGLVDGSPAAYVCSGFTCRTPVTTPEALTAALRTSPPF
- a CDS encoding ATP-dependent acyl-CoA ligase, which gives rise to MSEWSNWYATEDPTRWVLPTILRERAAAHPDRPYIRCGEGDWVTYGEIDARTDRIATALIRRGLRAGECVSTLMPNSVDQVALWFGILRAGGVQSPINLAYRGDFLSWVINLPQSRFLVISDDLLDRLDHVAGDLPVLEHVFVWDSGARRGPDPRVAHEPFAVLDDAPNTDPGVAVTWVDDARIMFTSGTTGRSKGVIKQHASDYFSGRTYNEVCGVTEDDTVYTCLPLFHSNAQVLGCYPAMIAGARIQISARYSSTNFWREVTECGATILNTVSAMNYFIWNTPPGEYDRAHSVTRIMAMPAPKDIYHDFRERFGIRWHEGYGLTETGMVTYVPPGVERPGSCGMASPGFEVTVVEPGTDRPVPTGTAGEIVVDMKLPNIVMRAYAGMPEKTAEDFRNLKLHTGDLGQMDAEGYLYFLDRIKDYIRRRGENVSSMEVERVVASHPGVLEAAAVGVVADEGVGSEQEILICVVPRGEAPDPYELLTYCTDKMPYFAVPRYVRFLEHLPKTPTERVRKVELREMGGGDGVYDRVRSGPEIKA
- the rpmG gene encoding 50S ribosomal protein L33 codes for the protein MGKTGQRIAITLACQDCKRRNYQSNKSKRNTPDRVAFSKYCRWCGRHTEHRETR
- the secE gene encoding preprotein translocase subunit SecE; this translates as MARIRPSKGQKSGEPGPGGAEPPVPGKKPRKAPGEKRAQTRPRRQPKTEKAGSITKAVQEGRSRRFVGEVITELKKVTWPTRTQLLQATAVVIVFVAIVAIYLGLIDALLSRLVDAVF
- the nusG gene encoding transcription termination/antitermination factor NusG; its protein translation is MLRWYVINTYSGHENKVRANIERRMTTLGGGSSIRRIVVPTEQIIETNKDGQKVQIERRTLPGYVLINMDMGDDDAWSLVKNTPGVTGFVGATKNDDHRPPPLSPGEVDRLLHTATEARPKVRAEFTVGESIKVISGPLSDFTGEIAEINAEQGRVKVLVSIFGRETPAELSFDQVKKIT
- the rplK gene encoding 50S ribosomal protein L11 encodes the protein MAKKVLQIIKLHIPAGGATPAPPVGPALGGASINIMEFCKTFNAQTQNLGGVITPVEISVYEDRSFSFITKTPPAAVLIKDAIKLKTGSAEPHRVKVASITRAQLQQIAETKMADLNANDIDAAVTMIAGTARSMGVTVEG
- a CDS encoding 50S ribosomal protein L1 is translated as MAHHGKRYDTAKAQVNPEGNYHPLDAFRLLVSQEVARFDTTIEAHFRLGVNVRHADEQLRGTIALPHGTGRTVIVAVFAEGEKAREAEEAGAHVVGGEDLVQRVEQGFSDFDVAIATPDMMAAVGRLGRVLGPSGKMPNPKTGTVTFDVAKAVADVIGGKVEYRTDRSGIVHIALGKRSFTPEQLTENYAVILDEIIRVKPAATKGRYIKSISVAQTMGPGIDVDPQHTKDLLEEVPA